Genomic DNA from Desulfurellaceae bacterium:
GACAGGTCGCAGGCGATGATCCGACCGGGCCGGTAGGTCCGGATCTGGGGAATCAGCGCTCCGGTTCCGGTCCCGACATCCAGGACGGTCTCGCCCGCCCGGATCGTTGCGGCGGCAATAATGCGTCCCATCCGGTCAATCACGTCCTGGGGCAGGGGAACCAGAAAGTAGGTGTAGGACTTGTCAAAGGCTTGGCGTTGGCGGTCGTTGAAAACGGCCCGCTGTGTATCGTCCATCTCGACTTCTCTCCTCATCTCAAACCGCTACGTCGCATTATCCCATACAACACCGCGCTGCCAAGGGCGCCGCCCAGCGAGCCACCCAGGGCCACGGCAAAAGCTCCCTGCAGGCTGCCGCTGGCGTCGGCCAAGCCGCCGGCAATGCCCGGCGACAGCATCGCGCCCGAGCCGGCCCCGGTAGACATCAGGGCAAAGGCGGTCGAGGACAGGTGCAGCGGCACAAAGTCGCCGGCCGAGGCCGCACATATGGTGAATGTCGCGCGGTGGGTGAGGCCGATGAGTACTGCGGCAATCACCAGAGCGCCCGGGATGGGATTGAGCCAGACCAGGACCAGACCGACCCCTTGGACCACAAAAACGCACAAGAAGGCCAGGCTGCGTCCGATCCAGTCCGAAACGCGCTCCCAGACAATCCCGCTGCCGATGCTGAGCACCCCAATCAGGATGAGCAGCCGTCCGACGACCGCCAGGTCGATGCCGTGCTCCTCGGACAGATAGCTGCCCAGAAAGGTATTGAAGAAGCCCTGCGACCAGCCCGAGCAGAAGACCATGAAGCTCATCAGCCATACCAGGGGGTTACGGTAGACCTCGGCCGGCCAGCTCAGACCCCGCGATGGCTCGACAGCGGCCATCCCGGCCGGACGCTCGCGGACATACACCAGGGCGGCCACGCCAATCACGACCGTGGCCAGGCCGAACACCGCCCAGGCATAGCGCCAGCCCAGCGTCAGGTAGGCCGAGGTCAGGGCCGGTACCGCCAGGCCGGCCACCACAAAGGCGCTGCTGCCGCCGGCCGAGGCCAGTCCGGCGGCCAGCCCGCGGCTGCGGGCGTCAAACCAGGGCCCGAGCAGCCCCATGGTCGGAATGATGGCGATGCCGGTTGCCGCGCCCATCAGGCAGGTCGCCGCCAGCGCCATCCAGAAATGGCTTGCCCCGCCCAGCAGCAGCATGGACGCCCCGGCGGTCAGCGTGCTCAGACCAATCAGCTGCCGGCTGCCGTAGCGCGTGCTGAGCAGGCCGGCCAGAAAAGAGCACGGAACGCGCAGCATCCAGGCCCCGGTGACCAGGATGCCGGCCTGGGTATAAGATAGGGACAGGCTGGCCTGCATGGCTGGCAGAGTCAGGTTGGGCGCGTATTGGAGGAAACTCGTGGTCAGGTTTACCAGCACCCCGATCAGCAGGATGACCCCGGCATAGCTCGTGTACCAGGGGCGTGGCGGTCGGCCGGCTTGGGTCGGAGGTGCTGAATCCATACGTCGGGCCAACCTAGCTGATGTCAGGGGCTGCCACCATCCCGCACCGGAAAGGACGAATATTGGCGTGTTGGAAAGTCCCCATCGGCGGTTTCAGCGTGTATTCTGCGGTCTGCTGCTGTGGGGTATCGGTCTTGTGGCAGGCTCGTGCGAGCAGTTCGGTCGAGAGGGAGCGGGGACGAGCGTCAGACAGGCCGATGAGCTGCGCGGCCCGGTTCGCTCGGTGACGGTCACGCAGGCCGAGTTGATGAAAAAAGACGGGCAGTGGGACATCCGCCAGCAGCGCACGCTGCACACCGCCAGCTATGACCGGCAGGGCCGCAAGACCGAACAGCTGGTGTACGCCGAGGATGGCGCTGAACGGACACGTCTGCGGTTTCGGTACGATGAGATCGGCCGACAGATCGAGGTGCGGCACCTCGACAGCCACGAGCGGCTGACCGCTCGGGAGGTCTCCAGCTATGACACGGCCGGGCGGCTCAGCCAGTCGCTGCGCTACGGCCCGGACCAGGAGCTGACGGCGCGGACGGTCTTCAGCTACGACGCCGCCGGCAATCAAATCGCCTCGCAACAGGTCAGCCCCAGCGGGCAGATCCTCGCCCGGACCGTCTCACGCTATGACGAAGGGGGCAATCTGATCCAGAAACAGTGGCACGCCGCCGCACCGACCCCCGTTCGGACCCGCACCGCCAGCTACGACTATCTCGGCACGCTGGTTTCGGACAGCGTCTATGACTACGCTGCGGACGGCAGCCTCAGCCAGCGCACCGACGTGCGCTACAACCCCCGCGGCCAACCCCAGGCCGAGGTCACCTACCGCCAGAACGGCAGGTTCAAGCGCGAGCGCTCCTTTCGCTACCAGTCCGATGCCTTCGGCAACTGGACCCTGCAAACGATTCAGACCCGGATTCTCGTCGGCCAGGCGCCGTCTTTTGAGCCACCCCGGGTCATCTCGCGGACGCTGGACTATTACGGCCGCCAGCCTCCTCCGACCGCCTCAAGACCGCAATGAGGGCTGACCCAGCGTCCGCCATGCCAATGTGTGTGGAGTTGCCCATGACACGACCTGCCCGAGAGAAAAATACCCTGGATTTCGCCTCGCGGCTCAGTGCTATTGCCGAAGACCGCAGCCATGGCGCCGCCGAGCTGGCCCGTCAGTGCCTGGATCTCGTGGCCGACAGCGCCCGCCTGACACCCGTCCCCCAGACCGAGGCCGGGCCGGCCATCGCCGCCCTCTACCGTCGGCTGGGCGAGCAGGCCGAACAGCTGGCCGCCAGCCGTCCCAGCATGACCCCTATCCAGACCCTGTTGCTGCGCTGGCAGGACCGGCTGGCCGGTCTGTCGGCACCAACCCTGGTCGAGGCCCGCCACCAGGCGGCCGAGGCAGCCCAGGGCTTGGCCGAGGAATCCCGCGCAGCGCTGGGCCGGGTCGCAGCTCAGGCGCACAGCCTGATTGGGGCCGGCCAGACTCTTCTCACCCACAGCCTGAGCTCGACTGTCCTGGCCGTCTTCCAGTCCTTGCTAGCCGCCCCCGTCCGGGCGATTGTCACCGAGTCGCGCCCGCTGTACGAGGGACGCCGGCTGGCGGCGCGTCTGTCAGACTGGGGCATTCCCACTACCCTGATCACCGATGCCCAGCTTGGTCTGTTCGTGCCCCAGGCGGATATGGTTCTGATCGGGGCGGACAGCATCCTGGCCGACGGCAGCGTCATCAACAAAGCCGGAACCTATGTCCTGGCGCTCGCCGCCCATGACCAGGGGGTGCCGGTCTATGTGTGCGCCGAAAGCTGCAAGCGCCGACCGTCCCAGCTGCCCGAGCCCGCGCTTGAGGAGATGGACCCGGCCGAACTGAGTCCCGGGGAGCCACCGCTCGGTCCGCATGTTCGGGTGCGCAATATCTATTTTGACCGCACGCCGGCTCGACTGATCTCGGGCTGGATCGATGAGCACGGCATCCGGCTCAACAGTCCGTCCGAGTCCCGGGCGTCTTAACAGTCTCTTGACCCTGCGGCCCGTTTCCGGGCATGCTTTCGTCGGTAGGGGCGGGTTTTAAACCCCCCCCCTACCGGGAGAACGTCCATGCTGCGTTTCATCCGCCTTGTCTTGGGAATTGTGCTCCTCTTCGGCTCC
This window encodes:
- a CDS encoding MFS transporter, with product MDSAPPTQAGRPPRPWYTSYAGVILLIGVLVNLTTSFLQYAPNLTLPAMQASLSLSYTQAGILVTGAWMLRVPCSFLAGLLSTRYGSRQLIGLSTLTAGASMLLLGGASHFWMALAATCLMGAATGIAIIPTMGLLGPWFDARSRGLAAGLASAGGSSAFVVAGLAVPALTSAYLTLGWRYAWAVFGLATVVIGVAALVYVRERPAGMAAVEPSRGLSWPAEVYRNPLVWLMSFMVFCSGWSQGFFNTFLGSYLSEEHGIDLAVVGRLLILIGVLSIGSGIVWERVSDWIGRSLAFLCVFVVQGVGLVLVWLNPIPGALVIAAVLIGLTHRATFTICAASAGDFVPLHLSSTAFALMSTGAGSGAMLSPGIAGGLADASGSLQGAFAVALGGSLGGALGSAVLYGIMRRSGLR
- a CDS encoding translation initiation factor eIF-2B, with protein sequence MTRPAREKNTLDFASRLSAIAEDRSHGAAELARQCLDLVADSARLTPVPQTEAGPAIAALYRRLGEQAEQLAASRPSMTPIQTLLLRWQDRLAGLSAPTLVEARHQAAEAAQGLAEESRAALGRVAAQAHSLIGAGQTLLTHSLSSTVLAVFQSLLAAPVRAIVTESRPLYEGRRLAARLSDWGIPTTLITDAQLGLFVPQADMVLIGADSILADGSVINKAGTYVLALAAHDQGVPVYVCAESCKRRPSQLPEPALEEMDPAELSPGEPPLGPHVRVRNIYFDRTPARLISGWIDEHGIRLNSPSESRAS